Proteins encoded within one genomic window of Corallococcus macrosporus:
- a CDS encoding non-ribosomal peptide synthetase, with product MTTEHPGSPSASAPKSRRRAPPVVPVSRDALLPLSFGQQRMWFIEQLTPGGISYNVPYFARLTGALDVPALERALAVLVERHEALRTTFAVVDGQPVQRIAPSLSLPLRVESLEALPASEREQALRRTAEAEARTPFDLGAGPLVRVRLLRLGETEHVLLLMLHHICCDGWSLTVMERELQALYAAFRTGTTPALPALPVQYADHAVWQRQWLRGEHLTQQLEWWRGALTGAPPALELPTDRPRPSAQSTRGAVHRHALPPELGKALEVLCRRQGVTLFMALLGGMHLLLSRLSGQDDIVIGSPISGRTRQEVEPLIGFFINTLPLRVQGEGSLGFGELLRRVRKTCLDAYAHQEVPFEQLVDALQPERDLSRPPLFQVLFTLQHSAVPALELEGLKTSELDFEPGVSRMDLTVFLRETPEGLVSLWEYSTDLFDAATVARFAEHYTRLLEAAVAEPERPVATLPMLSEAERQRLLELGTGAAVPYPREASLPALFAEQAARTPDAVALEAGSQKLTYAEQAARTPDAIAPEAGGQRLTYAELEARANQLAHHLRGQGVSLGTPVGLCASRSLEMVVATLAILKAGGAYVPLDPSYPSERLEFMARDARISVLLVEPGRESALESLASRVVVLDPSWRTFAGHPESAPDVHIPADALAYVMYTSGSTGRPKGVGVPHRAVTRLVKGVSYVRFDAQDVVLQLATTSFDAATLELWGALLNGAKLFLYPPVTPSLEELEATLEREHISVLFLTTAFFEQMALNRPASLARVKQVITGGDVLSPLAARKLLDAGRAVVNGYGPTENTTFSATYQVKRDLDARMPVPIGRPLENSQALVLDARLEPVPPGVVGDLYVGGDGLAWGYLDRPELTADRFVPHPFSETPGARLYRTGDRARWLPSGELAFMGRADSQVKLRGFRIELGEIETALRHLPGVEDAVAEVREYAPGDKRLVAWVAGPTVDMSALRPSLAARLPAPLVPSAFVKLDRLPLTPVGKVDRKALVTPMGDAPTGESSVAPVTPTETAVAEVWAALLGRTRVGAQDSFFELGGHSLLATQVVSRLRETFAVDLSVRALFEAPTVTSLAARIDALRLGSHRLQALPLVPGPRDGWQPQSFAQQRLWIISQLDPLGYAYNVPLVTRLRGALDTDALERSLAEIIRRHDVLRTTFNEVDGQPVQRIGPAGDFTLQRVDVAAAQLAERLSTEARRPFDLRRGPLMRGLLLRVADDDQVLMLVIHHIVFDGWSVDVLQRELNALYPSKGQGTLLPLSLQYVDYARWQRESFHAEELEDQLTWWREALRGAPPVLELPTDKPRPSMQTFQGANFEVRLPQSLHGALQSLGQREGATLFMTLLAGFQALLARYSGQEDLVVGSPISGRNRREVEGLIGFFVNTLALRADVSGTRSFRQLLRGVRESCLGAFAHQDLPFEQLVDALKPPRDLSRTPLVQAMFVLQRAATPLSLPGLAVEDFPFQAGISRFDLMLFMRQTPHGLVAYWEYNTALFEEATLARMAAHHVRLLEGVTANPDLALVDVPLLSPEEREQLLVAWNHREEQLPARERIHVRVEAQAERTPDAVALTNAAESLTYAQLDARANQLAHHLIALGVTPGSSVGLCLERSSLDMPIAVLATLKAGAACVPLDPNAPAESWVPVLEDTRAPVVLAHERFVRALPPDTSARIVTLEAASVARHPASSPDVRLSPEAVCYVVFTSAGADRPRGIAMSHRGLGNVLAWRTRHAVRARATTLQLAPPGSDTFFQELFSTWCAGGRLVISDEEARRDPRSLLRFLTRHPIERLFLPSVELQSLSEAAHAAPGLPPLHEVITSGEPLQVTPALVSFFERLPGCVLESQYGPPETHAACAWRAAGAPSTWPARPPLGRPLPSVQLYVLDPRQQPCPVGVPGELYVGGEGLAHGLPGWPGLTAERFVPAPFSTTPGARLYRTGDKGRWLADGQLERLGRMDGQVRLRGLRIALGEVESALRALPDVRDAAVVVREDTPGRKQLVAYVVQPEAAFSQRVLRQALARRLPEHGVPAVLVRMDALPLGPSGRVDRNALPAPVEETADDTGSRAPMTAVEKVIADIWASLLVVPQVSLQAHFFELGGHSLLATQVVSRLREAFGVDLSLRVLFEAPTLAELAARVEALRQQAHPLRTPPLMRLEGGDSAPQSFPQQRLWFIDALAPGGFAFNVPLFVRCKGPLDVAALERSLVALIDRHESLRTVFAQEDGQPVQRVLPSVPFALVHEPREDVPPHERDTVLRQHAEARMRHVFDLRSGPLLTATLVRLDAEDHALLLLMHHIITDGWSTEVMGRELGILYDAFTRNQTPRLPPLPIRYTDYARWQRATLRGEGLDAQVAWWKQHLEGAPPALELPTDRPRPPVQAQTGAAHVVRLPAAVDAAVKELCHQQGVTPFMALLAGFQALLSRYSGQDDLVVGSPISGRNHRELEGLIGFFVNALPLRVKVSGARSFQGLLHQVRETCLGAYAHQEVPFEQLVDALQTPRDLSRTPVFQAVFALFQDFPGIPLRGLETAPVSFDPGLAKHDLTLFVRESASGTLTHWEYNTALFDAATVERMAGHYVRLLEQLTRTPERPLASLSLLTEAERRQLLVAWNDTALEVPADVRVLPCITRQARQRPDALALASDGQRLTFQELETGANRLAHLLRAHGVGPETVVALCMDRTPGYVCGALGILKAGAAYLPMDLKWPEAWWRHVLTDSDARVVVTRQAFASRFEDRGVRVLCLDAEPALEAQPTTAPGVTPHDEAMAYVIYTSGSTGKPKGVAVTHGTLANLVAGLGTVAAIAPGDRATLLTGLAFDATVFETWPALSHGASLHLPSDEVRAEPARLVRWLASEGITLTTLPTPMAEAALEQPWPAGMPLRRVHVAGDVLHRRPGPSVPGRWFNCYGPTENTVIATSGVVTPEVPQGPLPPIGTPEPNVRVYVLDGAGQPVPVGLWGELFLGGAQVARGYLGQPALTAERFGPDPFSPEPGARLYRTGDVARWLADGTLEFRGRADSQVKLRGFRIELGEVEAALLAQPRVKEAVAQVREDVPGQRRLVAYVVLHEGTAFTVDALRASLRGALAEHAVPSAFVVLERLPLTANGKLDRKALPAPDAHRPELSEDYRVPEAGLEETLAALWAGVLGLERVGASDNFFDLGGNSLLLQAVHAKLEARVGRKVPLLTLFQYPTVRALAGHLSPPGDPPPGAKPTPTQDAGAQRRDNLRRMAQRRGR from the coding sequence ATGACGACCGAGCACCCCGGCTCCCCTTCCGCCTCCGCGCCGAAGTCCCGTCGCCGTGCGCCTCCGGTGGTGCCTGTCTCCCGCGACGCGTTGTTGCCGCTCTCCTTCGGGCAGCAGCGCATGTGGTTCATCGAGCAGCTCACGCCCGGGGGCATCTCCTACAACGTCCCGTACTTCGCGAGGCTCACCGGCGCGCTGGACGTCCCCGCGCTGGAGCGCGCCCTGGCCGTGCTGGTGGAGCGGCACGAAGCGCTGCGCACCACATTCGCCGTGGTGGATGGACAGCCCGTGCAGCGCATCGCACCGTCCCTGTCCCTGCCGCTGCGGGTGGAGTCGCTGGAGGCACTGCCCGCGTCCGAGCGGGAGCAGGCCCTGCGGCGGACCGCGGAGGCGGAGGCGCGCACGCCCTTCGACCTGGGCGCGGGGCCGCTGGTGCGCGTGCGGCTGCTGCGGCTGGGCGAGACGGAGCACGTGCTGCTCCTGATGCTGCACCACATCTGCTGCGACGGCTGGTCGCTCACGGTGATGGAGCGGGAGCTTCAAGCGCTCTACGCGGCCTTTCGCACCGGCACGACGCCCGCGCTGCCCGCGCTGCCCGTGCAGTACGCCGACCATGCAGTGTGGCAGCGGCAGTGGCTTCGGGGGGAGCACCTGACGCAGCAGTTGGAGTGGTGGCGGGGTGCATTGACGGGAGCGCCCCCCGCGCTGGAGCTGCCCACGGACCGGCCCCGTCCCTCCGCGCAGTCCACTCGCGGCGCGGTGCACCGCCACGCGCTTCCTCCGGAGTTGGGGAAAGCGCTGGAGGTGTTGTGCCGCAGGCAGGGCGTCACGCTCTTCATGGCGCTCTTGGGTGGCATGCACCTGCTGCTCTCGCGGCTCAGCGGCCAGGACGACATCGTCATCGGCTCGCCCATCTCCGGCCGCACGCGCCAGGAGGTGGAACCGCTCATCGGCTTCTTCATCAACACCCTGCCCTTGCGCGTGCAGGGGGAAGGCTCGCTCGGCTTCGGGGAGCTGCTGCGCCGCGTGCGCAAGACGTGCCTGGACGCGTACGCGCACCAGGAAGTGCCCTTCGAGCAACTGGTGGACGCGCTCCAGCCCGAGCGCGACTTGAGCCGCCCGCCGCTCTTCCAGGTGCTCTTCACGCTCCAGCACTCGGCCGTGCCCGCGCTGGAGTTGGAGGGCCTCAAGACGTCCGAGCTGGACTTCGAGCCGGGCGTCTCTCGCATGGACCTCACCGTCTTCCTGCGCGAGACGCCCGAAGGCCTCGTGAGCCTCTGGGAGTACAGCACCGACCTCTTCGACGCGGCCACGGTGGCGCGCTTCGCGGAGCACTACACGCGCCTGCTGGAGGCCGCGGTCGCGGAGCCCGAGCGGCCCGTGGCCACGCTGCCGATGCTCAGCGAGGCGGAGCGCCAGCGCCTGCTCGAGCTGGGCACGGGCGCCGCCGTCCCCTACCCGCGAGAGGCGTCCCTGCCCGCCCTCTTCGCGGAGCAGGCCGCGCGCACACCTGACGCGGTCGCCCTGGAGGCAGGAAGTCAGAAGCTCACGTACGCGGAGCAGGCCGCGCGCACGCCTGACGCGATTGCCCCGGAGGCCGGAGGCCAGCGGCTCACGTACGCGGAACTGGAGGCACGCGCCAACCAACTCGCGCACCACCTGCGTGGCCAGGGCGTAAGCCTGGGGACTCCGGTGGGCCTGTGCGCGAGCCGTTCTCTGGAGATGGTCGTCGCCACGCTCGCCATCCTCAAGGCGGGGGGCGCGTACGTCCCGCTGGATCCGTCCTACCCGTCCGAGCGCCTGGAGTTCATGGCGCGTGACGCGCGCATCTCCGTGCTCCTGGTGGAGCCGGGCCGTGAGTCCGCGCTGGAGTCCCTGGCCTCGCGGGTCGTGGTGCTCGACCCGTCGTGGCGGACCTTCGCGGGCCACCCGGAGTCCGCGCCCGACGTGCACATCCCCGCGGATGCACTCGCGTACGTCATGTACACGTCCGGGAGCACGGGGCGGCCCAAGGGCGTGGGCGTTCCCCACCGGGCCGTGACTCGGTTGGTGAAGGGCGTGTCCTACGTCCGGTTCGACGCGCAGGACGTCGTCCTCCAGTTGGCCACCACGTCATTCGACGCCGCGACGCTGGAGCTGTGGGGAGCGCTGCTCAATGGCGCGAAGCTGTTCCTCTACCCGCCGGTAACGCCATCGCTGGAGGAACTGGAAGCGACGCTGGAGCGCGAGCACATCAGCGTGCTGTTCCTCACCACCGCCTTCTTCGAACAGATGGCGCTCAACCGGCCCGCTTCACTCGCGCGGGTGAAGCAGGTCATCACCGGTGGCGACGTCCTGTCTCCGCTGGCCGCGCGCAAGCTGCTGGACGCGGGCCGTGCAGTCGTCAACGGCTACGGCCCCACGGAGAACACCACCTTCTCCGCCACCTACCAGGTGAAGCGGGACCTGGATGCGCGGATGCCCGTGCCCATTGGCCGGCCGCTGGAGAACTCCCAGGCGCTGGTGCTGGACGCGCGCCTGGAGCCCGTGCCGCCCGGCGTGGTGGGCGACCTGTACGTGGGAGGCGACGGCCTCGCGTGGGGCTACCTCGACCGGCCGGAGCTCACCGCGGACCGCTTCGTCCCCCATCCCTTCAGCGAAACTCCCGGCGCACGCCTCTACCGCACCGGAGACCGCGCGCGGTGGCTGCCCTCCGGCGAGCTGGCATTCATGGGCCGCGCGGACTCGCAGGTGAAGCTGCGCGGCTTCCGCATCGAGCTGGGAGAGATTGAGACCGCCCTGCGCCACCTGCCCGGCGTGGAGGACGCCGTGGCGGAGGTGCGCGAGTACGCCCCCGGCGACAAGCGGTTGGTGGCGTGGGTGGCTGGACCCACCGTGGACATGAGCGCGCTGCGCCCAAGTCTGGCCGCGCGGCTGCCCGCGCCGCTGGTCCCCTCCGCCTTCGTGAAGCTGGACCGGCTGCCGCTGACGCCCGTGGGCAAGGTGGACCGCAAGGCGCTCGTCACGCCCATGGGTGACGCACCCACGGGCGAGTCCTCCGTGGCGCCCGTCACCCCGACGGAGACGGCGGTGGCGGAGGTCTGGGCCGCGCTCCTGGGCCGCACGCGCGTCGGCGCGCAGGACTCCTTCTTCGAATTGGGCGGGCACTCGCTGCTCGCCACGCAGGTCGTCTCCCGGCTGCGGGAGACATTCGCCGTGGACCTGTCCGTGCGGGCCCTGTTCGAGGCGCCCACGGTCACCAGTCTCGCGGCCCGGATCGATGCGCTGCGGCTGGGGAGCCACCGTCTCCAGGCGCTGCCGCTCGTGCCCGGCCCCCGGGATGGGTGGCAGCCCCAGTCGTTCGCGCAGCAGCGGCTGTGGATCATCTCGCAGCTCGACCCGCTGGGCTACGCGTACAACGTGCCCCTGGTCACGCGGCTGAGGGGCGCGCTGGACACGGACGCCCTGGAGCGGAGCCTCGCGGAGATCATCCGGCGCCACGACGTCCTGCGCACCACGTTCAACGAGGTGGACGGGCAGCCGGTGCAGCGCATCGGGCCCGCGGGGGACTTCACGCTGCAAAGGGTGGACGTGGCGGCCGCGCAGCTCGCGGAGCGCCTGTCCACCGAAGCGCGCCGCCCGTTCGACCTGCGACGCGGTCCCCTGATGCGGGGCCTGCTCCTGCGCGTCGCCGATGACGACCAGGTGTTGATGCTCGTCATCCACCACATCGTCTTCGACGGCTGGTCCGTCGACGTGCTCCAGCGCGAACTGAACGCGCTCTACCCCTCGAAAGGACAGGGCACGCTGCTGCCCCTGTCCCTCCAGTACGTGGACTACGCGCGGTGGCAGCGTGAGTCCTTCCACGCAGAGGAGCTGGAGGACCAGCTCACGTGGTGGAGGGAGGCGCTCCGGGGAGCACCGCCCGTGCTGGAGCTGCCCACCGACAAGCCGCGCCCGTCCATGCAGACCTTCCAGGGCGCGAACTTCGAGGTGCGGCTGCCCCAGTCCCTCCACGGCGCGCTCCAGTCGCTGGGCCAGCGCGAAGGCGCCACGCTGTTCATGACGCTGCTGGCGGGCTTCCAGGCCCTGCTCGCGCGCTACAGCGGGCAGGAGGATCTCGTCGTCGGCTCGCCCATCTCCGGCCGCAACCGCCGCGAGGTGGAGGGGCTCATCGGCTTCTTCGTCAACACGCTCGCCCTGCGCGCGGACGTCTCGGGGACGCGGTCCTTCCGGCAGTTGCTGCGCGGCGTGCGCGAAAGCTGCCTGGGTGCGTTCGCGCATCAGGACCTGCCGTTCGAACAACTGGTGGATGCGCTCAAGCCGCCCCGCGACCTCAGCCGCACGCCCCTGGTGCAGGCGATGTTCGTCCTGCAGCGGGCCGCGACGCCGCTGTCCCTGCCCGGCCTCGCGGTGGAGGACTTCCCGTTCCAGGCGGGCATCTCGCGCTTCGACCTCATGCTGTTCATGCGGCAGACGCCGCACGGACTCGTCGCCTACTGGGAATACAACACCGCCCTCTTCGAGGAGGCGACCCTGGCCCGGATGGCCGCGCATCACGTGCGCCTGCTCGAAGGCGTCACCGCGAACCCGGACCTGGCCCTGGTGGACGTGCCGCTGCTGTCACCGGAGGAACGCGAGCAACTGCTGGTCGCGTGGAACCACCGGGAGGAACAGCTCCCCGCACGCGAGCGGATCCACGTCCGGGTGGAGGCGCAGGCCGAGCGGACACCGGACGCGGTCGCCCTCACGAACGCAGCGGAGTCGCTGACGTACGCGCAACTGGACGCACGCGCCAATCAGCTCGCGCACCACCTCATCGCCCTGGGCGTCACGCCGGGCAGCTCCGTCGGGCTGTGCCTGGAGCGCTCCAGCCTGGACATGCCCATCGCGGTGCTCGCCACCCTCAAGGCCGGCGCGGCCTGCGTCCCGCTGGATCCGAACGCCCCGGCCGAAAGTTGGGTGCCCGTACTGGAGGACACCCGCGCGCCCGTGGTCCTCGCGCATGAGCGCTTCGTGCGTGCCCTGCCTCCAGACACCTCCGCGCGCATCGTGACGCTGGAGGCCGCCTCCGTGGCACGCCATCCCGCGTCGTCACCCGACGTGCGGCTGTCACCCGAGGCGGTCTGCTACGTCGTCTTCACCTCGGCCGGGGCGGACCGTCCCAGGGGCATCGCCATGTCCCACCGGGGCCTCGGAAACGTGCTCGCCTGGCGGACCCGCCATGCCGTCCGCGCGCGGGCCACCACGCTCCAGCTCGCCCCGCCCGGCTCCGACACCTTCTTCCAGGAGCTCTTCAGCACCTGGTGCGCCGGTGGCCGGCTGGTGATCAGCGACGAAGAAGCACGCCGCGACCCACGGTCCCTGCTGCGCTTCCTCACCCGGCACCCCATCGAGCGGCTCTTCCTGCCATCCGTCGAACTCCAGTCGCTGAGCGAAGCCGCGCACGCCGCGCCAGGCCTTCCTCCGCTCCACGAGGTCATCACGTCAGGCGAACCGCTCCAGGTGACGCCGGCCCTCGTGTCCTTCTTCGAGCGGCTGCCCGGCTGCGTCCTCGAAAGCCAGTACGGCCCTCCCGAAACCCATGCGGCCTGCGCGTGGCGCGCTGCGGGCGCCCCCAGCACCTGGCCCGCACGCCCTCCCCTGGGAAGGCCGCTGCCTTCGGTCCAGCTCTACGTGCTGGACCCGCGGCAACAGCCCTGCCCCGTCGGAGTTCCGGGCGAGCTGTACGTGGGCGGAGAAGGACTCGCGCACGGTCTGCCGGGCTGGCCAGGGCTCACCGCGGAGCGCTTCGTTCCCGCTCCCTTCAGCACCACGCCGGGCGCGCGCCTCTACCGCACGGGCGACAAGGGCCGCTGGCTCGCGGACGGACAACTGGAGCGGCTTGGACGCATGGACGGACAGGTGCGGCTGCGCGGCTTGCGTATCGCGCTGGGCGAAGTGGAGTCCGCCCTGCGCGCCCTGCCCGACGTGCGGGACGCCGCCGTGGTGGTCCGCGAGGACACGCCGGGACGCAAGCAATTGGTGGCCTACGTGGTCCAGCCGGAGGCGGCCTTCTCACAACGGGTGCTGCGGCAGGCGCTCGCGCGGCGGTTGCCGGAGCACGGGGTGCCGGCCGTGCTGGTGCGCATGGACGCGCTGCCGCTGGGCCCCAGCGGCAGGGTGGACCGCAACGCCCTGCCCGCGCCCGTGGAGGAAACGGCGGACGACACCGGCTCGCGGGCCCCCATGACGGCGGTGGAGAAGGTGATCGCCGACATCTGGGCCTCCCTGCTCGTGGTGCCCCAGGTGAGCCTCCAGGCCCACTTCTTCGAGCTGGGGGGACACTCGCTGCTCGCCACGCAGGTGGTCTCCCGGCTGCGGGAGGCCTTCGGGGTGGACCTGTCCCTGCGCGTCCTCTTCGAGGCGCCGACGCTCGCGGAGCTGGCCGCGCGGGTCGAGGCCCTGCGCCAGCAAGCCCATCCCCTCCGCACCCCGCCCTTGATGCGCCTGGAGGGTGGCGACTCCGCGCCCCAGTCCTTCCCGCAGCAGCGCCTGTGGTTCATCGACGCGCTCGCGCCGGGCGGGTTCGCCTTCAACGTCCCCCTGTTCGTCCGGTGCAAGGGACCGCTCGACGTGGCCGCGCTGGAGCGGTCGCTCGTGGCGCTCATCGACCGTCACGAGTCCCTGCGCACGGTGTTCGCGCAAGAGGACGGCCAGCCCGTGCAGCGCGTGCTGCCCTCGGTCCCGTTCGCGCTCGTGCATGAGCCACGGGAGGACGTGCCGCCCCACGAGCGCGACACCGTGCTCCGCCAGCACGCGGAAGCGCGGATGCGCCACGTCTTCGACCTGCGCTCGGGTCCGCTGCTGACGGCGACGCTGGTGCGGCTGGACGCGGAGGACCACGCGCTCTTGCTGCTCATGCATCACATCATCACGGACGGCTGGTCCACGGAGGTGATGGGACGCGAGCTGGGCATCCTCTACGACGCCTTCACCCGGAACCAGACGCCGCGCCTGCCGCCCCTGCCCATCCGTTACACGGACTACGCCCGCTGGCAGCGCGCGACCCTGCGGGGCGAGGGGCTGGACGCGCAGGTGGCCTGGTGGAAACAGCACCTGGAGGGCGCGCCCCCCGCGCTGGAGCTGCCCACCGACCGCCCACGGCCGCCCGTGCAGGCCCAGACTGGCGCGGCCCATGTCGTCCGGCTCCCCGCCGCCGTGGACGCCGCCGTGAAGGAGCTGTGTCACCAGCAGGGCGTCACGCCCTTCATGGCGCTGCTCGCGGGCTTCCAGGCGCTGCTGTCGCGCTACAGCGGGCAGGACGACCTCGTCGTCGGCTCGCCCATCTCCGGCCGCAATCACCGCGAGCTGGAAGGGCTCATCGGCTTCTTCGTCAACGCCCTGCCGCTGCGCGTGAAGGTCTCCGGCGCCAGGTCCTTCCAGGGACTCCTGCACCAGGTGCGCGAGACGTGCCTGGGCGCGTACGCGCACCAGGAGGTGCCCTTCGAACAACTGGTGGACGCGCTCCAGACGCCGCGAGACCTCAGCCGCACACCGGTGTTCCAGGCCGTGTTCGCCCTCTTCCAGGACTTCCCCGGCATCCCGCTGCGAGGGCTGGAGACGGCGCCGGTGTCCTTCGATCCGGGACTCGCGAAACACGACCTCACCCTCTTCGTGCGCGAGTCCGCCTCCGGGACGCTGACGCACTGGGAATACAACACCGCCCTCTTCGACGCGGCGACGGTGGAGCGCATGGCGGGGCACTACGTGCGGCTGCTGGAGCAGTTGACGCGAACCCCGGAGCGTCCGCTCGCGTCGCTGTCCCTGCTGACGGAAGCCGAGCGGCGGCAGTTGCTCGTCGCGTGGAACGACACGGCGCTCGAGGTGCCGGCGGACGTACGCGTGCTCCCGTGCATCACGCGGCAGGCGCGGCAAAGGCCGGATGCACTCGCGCTGGCGAGCGACGGGCAACGCCTCACGTTCCAGGAGCTGGAGACGGGGGCGAACCGGCTGGCGCACCTGCTGCGCGCGCACGGCGTGGGGCCGGAGACCGTGGTCGCCCTGTGCATGGACCGCACGCCCGGCTACGTGTGCGGCGCGCTGGGCATCCTCAAGGCGGGAGCGGCCTACCTGCCCATGGACCTGAAGTGGCCGGAGGCCTGGTGGCGGCACGTGCTGACGGACAGTGACGCGCGCGTCGTCGTCACGAGGCAGGCCTTCGCCTCCCGCTTCGAGGACCGCGGCGTGCGCGTGCTCTGCCTGGACGCGGAGCCCGCGCTGGAAGCGCAGCCCACCACCGCGCCCGGGGTGACGCCGCACGATGAGGCGATGGCGTACGTCATCTACACGTCGGGCAGCACGGGCAAGCCCAAGGGCGTCGCGGTGACGCATGGCACGCTGGCGAACCTCGTCGCGGGGCTCGGCACGGTGGCGGCAATCGCGCCGGGGGACCGGGCCACGCTGCTGACGGGGCTCGCGTTCGACGCGACCGTCTTCGAGACCTGGCCCGCGCTCTCGCATGGCGCCAGCCTCCACCTGCCGTCGGACGAGGTGCGCGCGGAGCCCGCGCGGCTGGTGCGATGGCTCGCGTCGGAGGGAATCACGCTCACGACGCTGCCCACGCCCATGGCGGAGGCGGCGCTGGAGCAGCCCTGGCCCGCCGGCATGCCGCTGCGACGGGTGCACGTCGCGGGGGACGTGCTGCACCGCCGCCCGGGCCCCTCCGTTCCAGGCCGGTGGTTCAACTGCTACGGCCCCACGGAGAACACCGTCATCGCGACCTCCGGCGTCGTGACGCCCGAAGTCCCCCAGGGCCCGCTGCCGCCCATCGGCACCCCTGAGCCGAACGTGCGCGTGTACGTGCTGGATGGCGCGGGACAGCCCGTGCCGGTGGGCCTGTGGGGCGAGCTGTTCCTGGGAGGCGCCCAGGTGGCGCGGGGCTACCTGGGCCAGCCCGCGCTCACGGCGGAGCGCTTCGGGCCGGATCCGTTCTCCCCAGAGCCCGGCGCGCGCCTGTACCGCACGGGCGACGTGGCGCGGTGGCTCGCGGACGGGACGCTGGAGTTCCGGGGCCGCGCGGATTCGCAGGTGAAGCTGCGCGGCTTCCGCATCGAGCTGGGCGAAGTGGAGGCCGCGCTGCTCGCCCAGCCCCGCGTGAAGGAAGCGGTGGCCCAGGTGCGCGAGGACGTGCCCGGCCAGCGCCGGCTGGTCGCCTACGTCGTGCTCCACGAAGGGACGGCGTTCACGGTGGACGCGCTGCGCGCGTCGCTGCGCGGGGCGCTCGCGGAGCACGCCGTGCCCTCGGCGTTCGTGGTGCTGGAGCGCCTGCCCCTCACCGCGAACGGCAAGCTGGACCGCAAGGCCCTGCCCGCGCCAGACGCGCACCGCCCCGAGCTGAGCGAGGACTACCGCGTCCCCGAGGCCGGCCTGGAAGAGACGCTGGCCGCGCTCTGGGCCGGAGTGCTGGGCCTGGAGCGCGTGGGCGCGAGCGACAACTTCTTCGACCTGGGCGGCAACTCCCTGCTGCTCCAGGCCGTGCACGCGAAGCTGGAGGCGCGGGTGGGCCGCAAGGTCCCGCTGCTGACGCTCTTCCAGTACCCCACGGTGCGCGCGCTCGCCGGCCACCTCTCACCGCCGGGGGACCCGCCACCGGGAGCCAAGCCCACCCCCACCCAGGACGCGGGAGCCCAACGCCGGGACAACCTGCGGCGCATGGCCCAGCGGCGCGGACGCTGA
- a CDS encoding 2,3-bisphosphoglycerate-dependent phosphoglycerate mutase → MPILALVRHGQSLWNLENRFTGFVDVPLTEQGRNEARKAADALKGVKFDVAYTSALSRAQQTLAILLETLGQTPPVIRDAALNERHYGDLQGLNKADAAKEFGEKQVHVWRRSFDVPPPNGESLEMTAKRVLPFYDRAIAGDLRQGKNVLVVAHGNSNRSLVMRLDKLSGETVVGLELATGVPLVYEIGADGQVVSKRG, encoded by the coding sequence ATGCCCATCCTCGCCCTCGTCCGTCATGGTCAGTCGCTCTGGAACCTCGAGAACCGCTTCACCGGCTTCGTGGACGTGCCCCTCACCGAGCAGGGCCGCAACGAGGCCCGCAAGGCCGCGGACGCCCTCAAGGGCGTGAAGTTCGACGTCGCCTACACCTCCGCCCTGAGCCGGGCGCAGCAGACGCTGGCCATCCTGCTGGAGACGCTGGGGCAGACCCCGCCCGTCATCCGCGACGCGGCCCTCAACGAGCGCCACTACGGCGACCTGCAGGGCCTCAACAAGGCGGACGCCGCCAAGGAGTTCGGCGAGAAGCAGGTCCACGTCTGGCGCCGCTCCTTCGACGTGCCGCCCCCCAACGGCGAGTCCCTGGAGATGACCGCGAAGCGCGTGCTGCCCTTCTACGACCGCGCCATCGCGGGCGACCTGCGCCAGGGCAAGAACGTGCTCGTCGTGGCGCACGGCAACTCCAACCGCTCGCTGGTGATGCGCCTGGACAAGCTGTCCGGTGAGACCGTGGTGGGCCTGGAGCTCGCCACCGGCGTGCCGCTCGTCTACGAGATTGGCGCCGACGGACAGGTCGTCTCCAAGCGCGGCTAG
- a CDS encoding phosphopantetheine-binding protein has product MSTPSAVPSPMESRLAGYWQELLGVDAVRPEDHFLEVGGNSLLATMLANRIEDDLGLQVGMVDLFNTLSAVAAVCERLQQETQAAG; this is encoded by the coding sequence ATGAGCACACCGAGCGCCGTCCCCTCGCCCATGGAGTCCCGGCTGGCCGGGTACTGGCAGGAGCTGCTGGGCGTGGACGCCGTGCGGCCGGAGGACCACTTCCTGGAGGTCGGGGGCAACTCGCTCCTGGCCACGATGCTGGCCAACCGCATCGAGGACGACCTGGGCCTCCAGGTGGGCATGGTGGACCTGTTCAACACGCTGAGCGCGGTGGCGGCCGTCTGCGAGCGCCTCCAGCAGGAGACCCAGGCCGCCGGCTGA